A section of the Cuniculiplasma divulgatum genome encodes:
- the narI gene encoding respiratory nitrate reductase subunit gamma: MDFLNQLAWVIYPYMSFSLMIIGVVYRFKYRPLSITSKSSELLEKERLRWGARLFHYGIIFVILGHFAGLFVPISLLNRFGVSDYMNYAVSVLAGGIFGVMAWIGLAYLIGRRLFVKRIRQNSSFGDTYVLILLLVIMSFGLSLPLGYDLINGSAAYNSVMSNVGQWMTGFFTFRPDASLMQGVPLIFKVHILLSFLLYPSIPFTRLIHIFTTPVRYLYRKPLVFRRMNNDLAKSGELELQGQK; encoded by the coding sequence ATGGATTTCCTGAATCAGCTTGCCTGGGTGATATACCCATATATGTCGTTCTCATTGATGATCATTGGCGTGGTTTACAGGTTCAAATACAGGCCTCTCAGCATAACATCCAAATCCAGTGAACTTCTGGAAAAGGAAAGATTGCGGTGGGGAGCCAGACTGTTCCATTACGGCATAATTTTTGTTATCCTGGGGCATTTCGCCGGACTCTTCGTGCCCATATCACTGCTTAACAGGTTCGGCGTGTCTGATTACATGAATTATGCTGTATCTGTTCTCGCTGGCGGCATTTTCGGCGTTATGGCATGGATTGGACTGGCTTATCTCATTGGCAGGCGGCTATTCGTTAAAAGAATACGGCAGAATTCGAGCTTCGGCGATACATATGTCCTTATCCTGCTTCTTGTGATCATGTCATTCGGCCTATCCCTTCCACTGGGATATGATCTTATCAATGGTTCCGCTGCATACAATTCAGTAATGTCAAACGTGGGCCAGTGGATGACTGGATTCTTCACCTTCAGGCCGGATGCGTCACTGATGCAGGGCGTGCCACTTATTTTCAAAGTACACATATTGCTGTCTTTCCTTCTCTACCCGTCAATTCCTTTCACAAGGCTTATTCACATATTCACAACACCTGTTAGATACCTCTACAGGAAACCACTGGTATTCCGGAGGATGAACAACGATCTTGCCAAATCTGGCGAACTTGAACTGCAGGGACAAAAATGA